One genomic segment of Desulfarculaceae bacterium includes these proteins:
- a CDS encoding acyl-CoA dehydrogenase family protein, which translates to MQYGLTEEQIMLRDTVRRLAQEQVAPGAAERDEKEEFPWDVVEVFKENGLFACDFKEKFGGAQMGLLAFALAVEEVAKVCASSSVILLVHELGSMPMMLGANEAQKEKWFPAIASGESLVAFGLTEPGAGSDVAGLRTKAVKKGDKYIINGTKMFITHADVADYICIAASTDPEKAAHKGGQSIIVVEKGTPGLSIGKKEHKMGIRASTTCEVILEDCEVPAENLLGNEGDGFHILMKTLDFTRPCVAAQALGIAQGALDFAVGYAKERVQFGKAIIKNQGLNWMLADMDASVEAARQTVYKTCAMFEQVPKDLSRVPVEAMRMSAISKLIAAETAMKVTTDAVQVLGGYGFTREYPVERMMRDAKITQIYEGTSQVQKMVIGSLL; encoded by the coding sequence ATGCAGTACGGACTGACTGAAGAGCAAATCATGCTGCGGGACACGGTGCGGCGCCTGGCTCAGGAGCAGGTGGCTCCCGGCGCGGCGGAGCGTGACGAGAAAGAGGAGTTCCCCTGGGACGTGGTGGAGGTCTTCAAGGAGAACGGCCTGTTCGCCTGCGACTTCAAGGAAAAGTTCGGCGGGGCTCAGATGGGCCTGTTGGCCTTTGCCTTGGCGGTGGAGGAAGTGGCCAAGGTCTGCGCCAGCTCCTCGGTGATCCTTCTGGTGCACGAGCTGGGCTCCATGCCCATGATGCTGGGGGCCAACGAGGCCCAGAAGGAGAAGTGGTTCCCGGCCATCGCCTCGGGCGAGAGCCTGGTGGCCTTCGGGCTCACCGAGCCCGGCGCGGGCTCCGACGTGGCGGGCCTGCGCACCAAGGCGGTGAAAAAGGGCGACAAGTACATCATCAACGGCACCAAGATGTTCATCACCCACGCCGACGTGGCCGACTACATCTGCATCGCGGCCAGCACCGACCCGGAAAAGGCGGCCCACAAGGGCGGCCAGAGCATCATCGTGGTGGAAAAGGGCACGCCGGGCCTTTCCATCGGCAAGAAGGAGCACAAGATGGGAATCCGGGCCTCCACCACCTGCGAGGTGATCCTGGAGGACTGCGAGGTGCCGGCCGAGAACCTCTTGGGCAACGAGGGCGACGGCTTCCATATTCTTATGAAGACCCTGGACTTCACGCGGCCCTGCGTGGCGGCCCAGGCCCTGGGCATTGCCCAGGGGGCCTTGGACTTCGCGGTGGGCTACGCCAAGGAGCGGGTGCAGTTCGGCAAGGCGATCATCAAGAACCAGGGCCTCAACTGGATGCTGGCCGACATGGACGCCTCGGTGGAGGCGGCCCGCCAGACGGTCTACAAGACCTGCGCCATGTTCGAGCAGGTGCCCAAGGATCTTAGCCGGGTGCCGGTGGAGGCCATGCGCATGTCGGCCATCAGCAAGCTGATCGCGGCCGAGACCGCCATGAAGGTGACCACCGACGCGGTGCAGGTCTTGGGCGGCTACGGCTTCACCCGCGAGTACCCGGTGGAGCGCATGATGCGCGACGCCAAGATCACCCAGATCTACGAGGGCACCAGCCAGGTGCAGAAGATGGTGATCGGGAGCCTGCTCTAA